The Gymnodinialimonas sp. 57CJ19 genome includes a window with the following:
- a CDS encoding UbiH/UbiF family hydroxylase, which yields MNDVQDIDVFISGGGVAGLAATVAFAQAGFTTLCADPAPPVIAREEAGADLRTTAFLQPAQAFLERIGLWTRFASLATPLQVMRIVDAGGDAGEARASHDFRAADISDLPFGWNLPNWVLRREMVAHIATLPHARFLPGTGTAHVMTRETEARVTLSDGMRLRAKLIVAADGRSSPVREAAGIGVRTTRYGQKALAFAVTHDAPHENVSTEVHRSGGPFTLVPLPDHEGRPCSAVVWMERGPEVVRLAGLSEAAFEEEMTARSAGLYGALKLASRRSVWPIISQIADQMAAERIALVAEAAHVVPPIGAQGLNMSLADIASLLSTAEAGRDDPGRAEELARYARARHAEVRARVTGIDALNRASMADAKGLRNMRLQALNGLYAVAPVRHMLMRAGLGAKG from the coding sequence ATGAATGACGTGCAGGACATCGATGTTTTCATTTCCGGCGGCGGTGTCGCGGGCCTTGCTGCAACCGTGGCCTTTGCCCAGGCGGGTTTCACGACGCTTTGCGCGGATCCTGCCCCCCCGGTGATAGCAAGGGAAGAGGCGGGCGCGGACCTGCGCACGACGGCATTTTTGCAACCCGCACAAGCGTTTCTGGAGAGAATTGGCCTGTGGACGCGCTTTGCCTCCCTGGCCACGCCATTGCAGGTCATGCGTATCGTGGATGCGGGCGGGGACGCGGGCGAGGCGCGGGCGAGCCATGATTTCCGTGCGGCAGATATCTCGGATCTGCCGTTTGGGTGGAACTTGCCGAATTGGGTGTTGCGGCGCGAAATGGTCGCCCATATCGCCACCCTGCCCCACGCCCGGTTTCTGCCCGGAACCGGCACGGCCCATGTGATGACGAGAGAGACAGAGGCGCGGGTCACCTTGAGCGACGGCATGCGCCTTCGGGCCAAACTGATCGTCGCGGCCGACGGCCGCTCCTCTCCGGTGCGCGAGGCGGCGGGGATCGGGGTGCGCACAACGCGCTACGGGCAGAAGGCACTGGCCTTTGCGGTGACCCATGATGCGCCCCACGAGAATGTATCGACCGAGGTCCATCGCAGCGGCGGGCCGTTCACATTGGTGCCATTGCCAGATCATGAGGGGCGGCCCTGTTCGGCGGTGGTCTGGATGGAACGCGGGCCCGAGGTTGTGCGGTTGGCGGGATTGTCGGAAGCCGCGTTCGAGGAAGAAATGACAGCAAGATCGGCCGGGCTGTACGGGGCGTTGAAACTGGCGTCACGGCGCAGTGTTTGGCCGATCATCAGCCAGATCGCCGATCAGATGGCCGCCGAGCGCATCGCCTTGGTGGCAGAAGCGGCCCATGTGGTGCCGCCGATCGGGGCACAGGGGCTCAACATGAGTCTTGCCGATATTGCATCGTTGCTGAGTACCGCGGAGGCGGGTCGCGATGATCCGGGCCGGGCGGAAGAATTGGCAAGATATGCCCGCGCCCGTCACGCCGAGGTTCGGGCCCGAGTGACCGGGATCGACGCGCTGAACCGAGCCTCGATGGCCGACGCGAAGGGCTTGCGGAATATGCGGTTGCAGGCGTTGAATGGGTTGTATGCCGTGGCCCCCGTCCGACACATGTTGATGCGGGCGGGACTTGGGGCCAAGGGCTGA
- a CDS encoding aminotransferase class V-fold PLP-dependent enzyme, with protein MNALLDTIDPDGLLEYSVVFTDRSLNHMSASFQTVMTDISSILKDVYNADAVALVPGGGTFGMEAVARQFAQNEDVLVVRNGWFSFRWSQILDAGGFAGNVTVMKARPTGNDAQSPFAPAPIEEVTAKIRETKPGIVFAPHVETSAGVILPDDYIKALAAAAHEVGALMVLDCIASGCAWVDMKASGVDVLLSAPQKGWSSQPCAGLVMMSDRAVARMQETTSNSFAGDLKAWHNIMLAYENGGHAYLATMPTDALRAFRDTMLETRDYGFDKLKDAQWALGNGARAMLKAKGILPVAADGFGAPGVVVSYTNDPEIKSGAKFAALGMQIAAGVPLAVDEPSDFMTFRLGLFGLDKLYDVDAALARLQTALDQVFP; from the coding sequence ATGAACGCCCTGCTCGACACAATCGACCCCGATGGCCTGCTGGAATATTCGGTCGTCTTCACCGACCGCTCCCTTAACCACATGTCTGCCAGCTTCCAGACGGTAATGACCGACATCTCTTCGATTTTGAAAGACGTCTACAACGCCGACGCGGTGGCCCTTGTGCCCGGTGGCGGCACCTTCGGGATGGAGGCCGTGGCCCGCCAGTTTGCCCAAAACGAAGATGTCCTCGTGGTGCGCAACGGCTGGTTCTCTTTCCGGTGGTCGCAAATCCTCGATGCTGGCGGCTTTGCAGGCAACGTCACGGTGATGAAGGCGCGCCCCACAGGCAACGACGCCCAATCCCCCTTCGCACCCGCCCCGATCGAGGAAGTCACCGCCAAAATCCGCGAGACGAAACCCGGTATCGTCTTTGCCCCCCACGTGGAAACCTCCGCCGGAGTGATCTTGCCCGATGACTATATCAAGGCCCTCGCCGCTGCCGCCCATGAGGTCGGCGCGCTGATGGTTCTGGATTGCATCGCATCGGGCTGCGCTTGGGTCGATATGAAAGCTTCCGGCGTCGACGTCCTGCTCTCCGCCCCCCAGAAAGGCTGGTCCTCTCAGCCCTGCGCGGGCCTCGTGATGATGTCGGACCGCGCCGTGGCCCGGATGCAGGAAACCACGTCGAACTCCTTCGCGGGCGACCTCAAGGCTTGGCACAACATCATGCTCGCCTATGAAAACGGCGGCCACGCCTACCTCGCAACCATGCCAACCGATGCCCTTCGGGCCTTCCGGGACACGATGTTGGAAACCCGTGACTACGGCTTCGATAAACTAAAAGACGCCCAATGGGCCCTCGGCAACGGCGCTCGCGCGATGCTCAAAGCCAAAGGCATCCTTCCCGTCGCAGCCGACGGCTTCGGCGCCCCCGGTGTCGTCGTCAGCTATACCAACGACCCCGAGATCAAATCCGGCGCCAAGTTCGCTGCCCTCGGGATGCAGATCGCCGCGGGCGTCCCCCTCGCGGTGGACGAGCCCTCGGACTTCATGACCTTCCGCCTCGGCCTATTCGGGCTCGACAAACTCTATGACGTCGATGCAGCACTCGCCCGCCTGCAAACCGCGCTGGACCAGGTCTTTCCATAA
- the ilvC gene encoding ketol-acid reductoisomerase: protein MRVYYDRDCDVNLIKDMKVAILGYGSQGHAHALNLRDSGAKNVVVALREGSASKAKAEGEGLTVMEISEAAAWADLIMFTMPDELQAETYKKYVRDNIRDGAAIAFAHGLNVHFGLIEASDKVDVIMMAPKGPGHTVRGEYTKGGGVPCLVAVHNDASGKALEIGLSYCSAIGGGRSGIIETNFREECETDLFGEQAVLCGGIVELIRMGFETLVEAGYEPEMAYFECLHETKLIVDLIYEGGIANMDYSISNTAEYGQYVSGPRILPYDETKARMKGVLSDIQSGKFVRDFMLENAVGQPTIKASRRANDEHQIELVGGKLRDMMPWISAGKMVDKAKN, encoded by the coding sequence ATGCGCGTTTACTATGATCGCGATTGCGACGTTAACCTGATCAAGGACATGAAAGTCGCCATTCTTGGCTATGGCTCCCAAGGCCACGCCCACGCGCTTAACCTGCGCGACTCTGGCGCGAAGAATGTCGTTGTGGCGCTGCGCGAAGGCTCTGCCTCCAAGGCAAAAGCCGAAGGCGAAGGCCTGACGGTTATGGAGATTTCGGAAGCCGCCGCTTGGGCCGACCTGATCATGTTCACAATGCCCGATGAACTTCAGGCCGAAACCTACAAGAAATACGTGCGTGACAACATCCGCGACGGCGCGGCGATTGCCTTCGCCCACGGTCTGAACGTCCACTTCGGCCTGATCGAAGCGTCTGACAAAGTTGACGTTATCATGATGGCGCCCAAGGGCCCCGGCCACACTGTGCGCGGCGAATATACCAAAGGCGGCGGCGTGCCTTGCCTTGTTGCCGTTCACAACGACGCTTCCGGCAAAGCGCTGGAAATCGGCCTGTCCTATTGCTCGGCCATCGGTGGCGGTCGCTCTGGCATCATCGAAACGAACTTCCGCGAAGAATGCGAAACCGACCTGTTCGGCGAGCAGGCGGTTCTGTGCGGTGGCATCGTAGAGCTGATCCGCATGGGCTTTGAGACACTGGTAGAAGCCGGTTACGAGCCCGAGATGGCCTACTTCGAGTGTCTGCACGAAACCAAGCTGATCGTGGACCTGATCTATGAAGGCGGCATTGCCAACATGGACTACTCGATCTCCAACACCGCAGAGTACGGCCAGTATGTTTCCGGCCCACGCATCCTGCCCTACGACGAGACCAAAGCCCGCATGAAGGGCGTTCTGTCCGACATCCAGTCCGGCAAATTCGTCCGTGACTTCATGCTGGAAAACGCTGTGGGTCAGCCAACGATCAAAGCATCGCGTCGCGCCAACGACGAGCATCAGATCGAGCTTGTCGGCGGCAAACTGCGCGACATGATGCCTTGGATCTCGGCCGGCAAAATGGTCGACAAAGCGAAGAACTAA
- a CDS encoding pyrimidine 5'-nucleotidase — MAQLTDIDTWVFDLDNTLYPPDMALFPQVNAKMAAYVCKVLGVTLDEANILRREYYLTHGTTLAGLMLNHDIDPEPYLLDVHDIDFSVLSPDPALATAIKALPGRKIIYTNGTAPYAEAVTHARGLEGVFDAIYGVEHADYHPKPSPKAFETVFGKEALPHTKAAMFEDEARNLRVPHSLGLTTIHVAPEPEEQEFIHHGTADLAQFLQALPR, encoded by the coding sequence ATGGCACAATTAACCGATATCGACACATGGGTCTTTGACCTCGACAACACGCTGTATCCGCCGGATATGGCGTTATTCCCGCAGGTTAACGCCAAGATGGCCGCCTATGTGTGCAAGGTGCTTGGGGTGACGCTGGATGAGGCCAACATACTGCGGCGAGAGTATTACCTGACCCATGGCACGACCCTTGCCGGTTTGATGCTCAACCATGACATTGATCCAGAACCCTATCTGCTGGATGTCCACGACATTGATTTTTCGGTCCTGTCGCCTGATCCGGCCCTTGCCACCGCAATCAAGGCCCTGCCGGGGCGCAAAATCATCTACACCAACGGCACCGCCCCCTACGCCGAGGCCGTCACCCACGCCCGCGGGCTGGAGGGGGTATTCGACGCGATTTATGGCGTGGAACATGCCGACTACCATCCCAAGCCATCACCCAAAGCCTTCGAGACGGTTTTCGGAAAAGAGGCGCTGCCTCACACCAAGGCCGCGATGTTCGAGGATGAAGCCCGCAACTTGCGCGTGCCCCATAGCCTTGGGCTGACCACAATTCACGTGGCCCCGGAGCCGGAGGAACAGGAATTCATCCACCACGGCACGGCGGATTTGGCGCAGTTCCTACAGGCGCTGCCGCGCTAA
- a CDS encoding GntR family transcriptional regulator, with amino-acid sequence MSDVGQKDAYAMILEAIDGGVYRPGSRLVESELADRFGVSRTPIREALQRLETQSLLTRDGRSLIVASLDHAQMAELYAVRQELEGLAARLAAQHAATEEIAVLYDMVEQDRALVADPETLARANRRFHHQIHLASHNRYLVQQLDLVYRSMALMARTSLAAEGRGAVALEEHAAIVDAISARDGDRAANALKAHLSTAFQVRLREEAQRS; translated from the coding sequence ATGAGTGATGTGGGGCAGAAAGACGCCTATGCAATGATCCTGGAGGCGATTGATGGGGGCGTGTACCGGCCCGGCTCGCGTCTGGTGGAAAGTGAGCTGGCCGACCGGTTCGGCGTCAGCCGCACGCCGATCCGTGAGGCATTGCAACGGCTCGAAACCCAATCCCTGCTGACCCGGGATGGCCGCTCGTTGATCGTGGCCTCGCTGGATCACGCGCAAATGGCCGAGCTCTATGCGGTCCGCCAAGAACTGGAAGGCTTGGCCGCAAGGCTCGCCGCGCAACATGCGGCGACCGAGGAAATCGCCGTGCTGTATGATATGGTGGAACAGGATCGGGCGCTGGTGGCGGACCCGGAAACACTGGCGCGCGCAAATCGGCGCTTTCATCACCAGATCCACCTTGCCTCGCACAACCGCTATCTGGTGCAGCAGTTGGACCTCGTCTACCGCTCCATGGCGTTGATGGCGCGGACTTCTCTGGCGGCAGAGGGGCGTGGGGCGGTCGCACTGGAAGAACACGCGGCCATAGTTGACGCGATCTCTGCCCGTGACGGAGACCGCGCGGCCAATGCGCTCAAGGCGCATCTATCGACCGCGTTCCAAGTCCGCCTGCGGGAAGAGGCGCAGCGGAGCTAG
- a CDS encoding GatB/YqeY domain-containing protein — MGLRNKITDGIKNAMREKDTVRLSTLRLINAAVKDQDIAVRAKGNADGVGEDEVLAIMAKMVKQRQESARVYEEGGRLELAAQEQAEIAVIEEYLPRQLSEAEVAKAVDAAIAETGADSIRDMGRVMGALKGKYAGRMDFGAVGPLVKDRLN; from the coding sequence ATGGGCTTGCGCAACAAGATCACCGACGGAATCAAGAACGCGATGCGCGAGAAGGACACGGTGCGTCTATCGACGCTGCGTCTGATCAACGCCGCCGTGAAGGACCAAGACATTGCAGTCCGCGCCAAAGGGAACGCCGATGGCGTGGGCGAGGATGAGGTGCTGGCGATCATGGCCAAGATGGTGAAGCAGCGCCAGGAAAGCGCCCGTGTTTACGAAGAGGGCGGGCGGCTGGAGCTGGCCGCGCAGGAGCAGGCCGAGATCGCGGTGATCGAAGAATACTTGCCGCGCCAGCTATCAGAGGCGGAAGTCGCCAAGGCCGTGGACGCCGCAATTGCCGAGACGGGGGCCGATAGCATCCGTGATATGGGCCGGGTCATGGGCGCATTGAAAGGCAAATACGCCGGACGGATGGACTTTGGCGCGGTTGGACCGTTGGTCAAAGACCGCTTGAACTGA
- a CDS encoding Lrp/AsnC family transcriptional regulator yields MMDVDDTDLAILRLLSQDATLKASEVGRRVDLSQPAAWRRIKRLTESGVISGRRLDLDAAAIGFGVTVFLGVKLATKSRVSLEDFERAITAIPEVQTVEHVLGLYDYRLRVVARDLADFERVLRRRIMTLPSVGNVEANVLLSEEQRPGPL; encoded by the coding sequence ATGATGGACGTTGATGACACCGATCTGGCGATCCTTCGCCTGCTTTCCCAAGATGCGACCCTGAAAGCGTCCGAGGTCGGCCGCCGCGTGGACCTCAGCCAACCGGCTGCATGGCGTCGGATCAAACGCCTGACCGAAAGCGGCGTGATATCGGGGCGTAGGTTGGACCTCGATGCCGCCGCCATCGGCTTTGGCGTGACGGTGTTTCTTGGGGTGAAACTGGCGACGAAATCCCGTGTCAGCCTGGAGGATTTTGAACGCGCCATCACCGCGATCCCCGAAGTGCAGACCGTGGAACATGTTCTTGGCCTTTATGATTATCGCCTGCGCGTGGTCGCCCGTGATCTGGCGGATTTTGAGCGCGTCCTGCGGCGCCGCATCATGACACTGCCTTCCGTCGGTAATGTGGAGGCCAACGTGCTGCTCTCCGAAGAACAGCGCCCCGGACCCCTTTGA
- a CDS encoding GNAT family N-acetyltransferase, whose translation MKVSIRPAVTADRHEIAAASRDTWEEHRTRQPYAFPENGWEMLLKRDHAHAFLSGEGYPIGESGNLFVAEADGVIVGYVLLSWHLRDDAPDAHNGSIVDIWVDPKWRKKGVGHNLVSFAKEMAETANWDNLYAQVWAGAPSSDLFETAGFAPAHVTWRYGPDRPAALIEPRAKKNNLADAAWKWAVAIVLIGLFITIMTQA comes from the coding sequence ATGAAGGTTTCCATCCGCCCCGCGGTGACCGCCGACCGCCACGAGATCGCGGCGGCCAGCCGCGACACTTGGGAAGAGCACCGCACCCGGCAGCCTTATGCCTTCCCCGAGAACGGCTGGGAAATGCTGCTGAAGCGCGACCACGCTCACGCGTTTCTCTCTGGCGAGGGGTACCCTATCGGAGAGAGCGGCAATCTGTTCGTCGCGGAGGCCGACGGCGTTATTGTCGGCTACGTTCTTCTAAGCTGGCATCTGAGAGACGACGCACCAGACGCGCACAATGGCTCGATCGTAGATATCTGGGTCGATCCCAAATGGCGCAAGAAGGGCGTGGGCCATAACCTTGTGTCCTTCGCAAAGGAAATGGCGGAAACGGCGAATTGGGACAATCTTTACGCACAGGTATGGGCTGGTGCCCCGTCGAGTGATTTGTTCGAAACGGCCGGGTTTGCCCCAGCGCACGTCACATGGCGCTATGGCCCCGATCGGCCCGCTGCATTGATCGAGCCGCGGGCGAAAAAGAACAATTTAGCGGATGCGGCATGGAAGTGGGCTGTCGCGATTGTTCTAATTGGACTTTTCATCACGATTATGACCCAAGCATGA
- the carA gene encoding glutamine-hydrolyzing carbamoyl-phosphate synthase small subunit, whose product MSDHPTACLVLADGTIFYGKGFGATGIRVAELCFNTAMTGYQEIMTDPSYAGQIVTFTFPHIGNTGTTSEDDETADPVAEGIVVKWDVTEPSNWRAQAHLVDWMTRTGRVGIGGVDTRRLTREIRQQGAPHVALAHDPDGNFDIEAMVAAARGFAGLEGVDLAKDVTCAQSYRWDEMRWAWPEGYTKREGAAPKVVALDYGAKRNILRCLASAGMDVTVMPATATAEEVLAQSPDGVFLSNGPGDPAATGAYAVPMIKSVLEAEIPVFGICLGHQMLALALGARTVKMNHGHHGANHPVKDLTTGKVEITSMNHGFTVDSQTLPEGVSETHVSLFDGSNCGIAVEGKPIFSVQHHPEASPGPQDSFYLFERFAEAVNASAKAHA is encoded by the coding sequence ATGTCCGATCACCCGACCGCCTGCCTTGTCCTTGCCGATGGCACCATCTTTTACGGAAAGGGCTTCGGCGCCACGGGCATCCGGGTGGCCGAGCTGTGCTTCAACACCGCCATGACCGGCTACCAGGAGATCATGACCGATCCCTCCTATGCGGGCCAGATCGTGACGTTTACCTTCCCCCATATCGGCAACACCGGCACCACATCCGAGGATGATGAAACAGCCGATCCCGTCGCCGAGGGGATCGTGGTGAAATGGGACGTGACCGAGCCTTCCAACTGGCGGGCGCAGGCCCATTTGGTCGATTGGATGACCCGCACGGGCCGGGTGGGCATCGGCGGCGTGGATACACGGCGCCTGACCCGTGAAATCCGCCAGCAGGGCGCGCCCCACGTGGCCCTTGCCCATGACCCGGATGGCAATTTCGACATCGAAGCGATGGTCGCTGCCGCGCGCGGGTTTGCCGGGCTTGAAGGGGTCGATCTGGCCAAGGACGTGACCTGCGCCCAAAGCTACCGTTGGGACGAGATGCGGTGGGCCTGGCCCGAAGGCTATACCAAACGCGAAGGGGCGGCCCCCAAGGTTGTGGCTCTGGATTACGGCGCGAAACGCAACATTCTGCGCTGCCTTGCCAGCGCCGGTATGGATGTGACCGTCATGCCCGCCACTGCTACGGCGGAAGAGGTACTTGCCCAATCCCCCGACGGTGTCTTTTTGTCCAACGGCCCCGGCGATCCGGCGGCCACGGGCGCATATGCAGTCCCGATGATCAAGAGCGTCCTAGAGGCGGAAATCCCCGTCTTCGGCATCTGCCTTGGTCACCAGATGCTTGCGCTGGCCCTGGGGGCACGGACCGTGAAGATGAACCACGGCCACCACGGCGCGAACCATCCGGTGAAGGATCTGACGACCGGCAAGGTCGAAATCACCTCGATGAACCACGGCTTCACCGTGGACAGCCAAACGCTTCCCGAAGGGGTCTCGGAAACCCATGTCAGCCTCTTTGACGGGTCCAACTGTGGCATCGCCGTGGAGGGCAAACCGATCTTCTCGGTGCAGCACCACCCCGAGGCAAGCCCCGGCCCGCAAGACAGCTTCTACTTGTTCGAACGCTTCGCCGAGGCCGTCAACGCAAGCGCGAAGGCCCACGCATAA
- a CDS encoding glycosyltransferase produces the protein MDGDAPDAMRRDTLDVAEDSALAHPITRAIPHEPPPKRPRDETALLRALLLERGLAGLDHILRAEAAMRGTSLSLGQVLTFQGAISEAELLSMLSQIYDVGIADLASERPAPSLAAKLPADVAIASEVVVWKQAGSALVVATTRPDRVHVLHAHLPDVRRIVPVLAPRAQIIEAQRAVYGRERARVAEGRAPEKHSCRSWRGYALGRYILAATILGLIVLLLAPLALSEVVFGVAIVVLIGNSVLKLSAFAQCLRSEAHSPSPPQSAARLLHLPTVSILVPLFKEPEVAGALVERLRRIDYPRERLDIILAVEEDDPLTLKALRKGSLPTWMRAVIVPRGSPQTKPRALNYVLNYARGEIIGIYDAEDRPEPDQIHRVVQHFSTAPAKVACLQGRLDYYNARHNWLSRLFTVEYAAWFRVLLPGVQKMGLVVPLGGTTVFLRRTVLEAVGAWDAHNVTEDAELGLRLARSGYLTEIVETTTFEEANAAVLPWVKQRSRWLKGYLMTYGAAMRRPAVLLRDLGAWRFFWLQIQFVGAVLGFLSAPLLWSFMVKPFGIWHPLDAVLSPFAYGVLATIMLVGLFGSVAISIYACRAKHLRHLRAITPLVEPYYLFGTIAAWIGLFELMVKPFFWAKTTHGNFGASHPDTDDVGVLEEVTSSAAPLPAGGLGTRSIDAP, from the coding sequence ATGGATGGAGACGCGCCCGATGCCATGCGGCGCGACACGCTTGATGTCGCAGAAGACTCCGCTCTGGCGCATCCAATTACCCGTGCAATCCCCCATGAGCCGCCCCCCAAACGCCCCCGCGACGAGACGGCGCTTTTGCGTGCGCTGCTGTTGGAACGTGGACTTGCGGGCTTGGACCACATTCTCCGGGCTGAAGCCGCGATGCGGGGAACGTCTTTGTCCCTTGGTCAGGTCCTGACGTTTCAAGGGGCCATCAGCGAGGCAGAGCTTCTGTCTATGCTATCGCAAATATATGACGTGGGGATCGCTGACCTTGCGAGCGAGCGGCCTGCCCCTTCCCTTGCTGCAAAACTGCCCGCGGACGTCGCGATCGCGTCCGAGGTGGTGGTCTGGAAGCAGGCGGGCTCGGCTTTGGTTGTCGCCACCACAAGGCCGGACCGGGTGCACGTGCTGCACGCGCATCTGCCAGACGTCCGGCGCATCGTTCCCGTCCTCGCCCCGCGCGCCCAGATCATCGAGGCGCAACGCGCCGTCTACGGGAGGGAACGCGCCCGCGTCGCGGAAGGGCGCGCGCCGGAAAAACATTCCTGTCGCTCGTGGCGCGGGTACGCTTTGGGCCGCTATATCCTTGCAGCCACGATCCTTGGCCTCATCGTGTTGCTGCTGGCTCCGCTTGCCCTGTCCGAGGTTGTATTTGGCGTCGCCATCGTTGTACTCATTGGCAATTCCGTTCTGAAACTCTCGGCCTTCGCGCAATGCTTGCGCAGCGAGGCGCATTCCCCCTCCCCCCCTCAGAGCGCGGCGCGATTACTGCATTTGCCGACCGTCAGCATCCTTGTCCCCCTGTTCAAGGAACCCGAAGTGGCTGGGGCGCTCGTGGAACGCCTGCGCCGGATCGACTACCCGCGCGAGCGCCTCGATATCATTTTAGCCGTGGAAGAGGACGACCCCCTGACCCTGAAGGCCCTGCGCAAGGGCAGCTTACCGACGTGGATGCGGGCGGTGATCGTGCCCCGTGGCAGCCCGCAAACCAAGCCGCGCGCGTTGAACTATGTCCTCAATTACGCAAGGGGCGAGATCATCGGCATTTATGATGCCGAGGATCGACCAGAGCCCGATCAAATCCACCGCGTCGTGCAACACTTCTCTACGGCGCCCGCCAAGGTCGCCTGCCTGCAAGGGCGGTTGGATTACTATAACGCCCGTCACAATTGGCTAAGCCGCTTGTTTACCGTGGAATATGCCGCTTGGTTCAGGGTGCTTTTGCCCGGCGTCCAGAAGATGGGCCTTGTGGTGCCCCTTGGCGGAACCACGGTCTTCCTGCGTCGCACTGTGCTTGAGGCCGTCGGCGCATGGGACGCTCACAACGTGACCGAGGATGCAGAACTTGGGCTGCGTTTGGCGCGCTCTGGCTATCTTACGGAAATTGTCGAGACCACCACGTTTGAGGAAGCAAACGCCGCCGTTTTGCCTTGGGTGAAACAGCGCTCTCGGTGGCTCAAGGGCTATTTGATGACCTATGGCGCCGCGATGCGGCGCCCCGCAGTGCTTTTACGTGACCTTGGCGCATGGCGATTTTTCTGGCTTCAGATCCAGTTCGTGGGGGCGGTTCTCGGCTTTCTGTCTGCACCGCTCTTGTGGAGCTTCATGGTGAAGCCGTTCGGCATCTGGCACCCGTTGGATGCGGTGCTGTCGCCCTTCGCCTATGGGGTGCTCGCGACGATCATGTTGGTGGGGCTGTTCGGCTCTGTCGCGATTTCGATCTACGCCTGCCGCGCAAAACATCTGCGCCACCTCCGCGCTATCACACCGTTGGTGGAGCCTTACTACCTGTTTGGCACCATCGCCGCTTGGATCGGCTTGTTTGAACTGATGGTGAAGCCGTTCTTCTGGGCCAAGACCACCCATGGAAATTTCGGAGCCTCGCATCCAGACACGGACGACGTGGGGGTGTTGGAGGAGGTGACTAGCTCCGCTGCGCCTCTTCCCGCAGGCGGACTTGGAACGCGGTCGATAGATGCGCCTTGA
- a CDS encoding Lrp/AsnC family transcriptional regulator yields the protein MLDDIDRRLLRQLQADPAQSVGDLAEAARIPLAGAYKRLEKLQTTGILRGQRAVIDWRALGFEVEVSLRITIDKTNPRAFDEFLAQARKVPEVIEIQTFLGRVDARLKIIARDLAAYQQLYRDSILTLPHMADIEALMQVASLKHSMSYPL from the coding sequence ATGCTCGATGACATTGATCGCCGCCTCCTGCGCCAGCTGCAAGCCGACCCCGCACAATCGGTCGGTGATCTGGCTGAAGCCGCCCGTATTCCCTTGGCCGGCGCTTATAAACGGCTGGAAAAGCTGCAAACCACGGGCATCCTACGCGGCCAACGCGCCGTGATCGACTGGCGTGCCTTGGGGTTCGAGGTCGAGGTCTCATTGCGGATCACGATCGACAAAACCAATCCTCGCGCCTTCGATGAATTCCTCGCCCAGGCCCGCAAGGTGCCCGAGGTGATCGAAATCCAGACTTTCCTGGGCCGCGTCGATGCGCGCCTCAAGATCATCGCCCGCGACCTTGCCGCCTATCAGCAGCTCTACCGCGACAGCATTCTGACGCTGCCCCATATGGCTGATATCGAGGCGCTGATGCAGGTTGCCTCCCTGAAGCATTCCATGAGCTATCCCCTATGA